In one window of Mercurialis annua linkage group LG4, ddMerAnnu1.2, whole genome shotgun sequence DNA:
- the LOC126678679 gene encoding uncharacterized protein LOC126678679, producing the protein MTTNALPALKIYWDGTILSTPGGVDYVSGKSEMVELTRVVNFAQLQVVIRRVIGLNDADEIVKIYLRVPRFDEHGRFQKYDGFPMETDVHMEAMWRNVSRTPQMRVVEFYIVYNPLSQVRADVDDCADVDDCADVDDCADVDDCADVDDGDDFSDEDEEEEHFYGAVADDNEDDDDDDDDIGGENGDGTHGENVGGGSEQNTDHFESRLPHEYTDQNIDDMRVNMNLWPKENAIWEAGKEFELGMVFSSRYAVQTCAASYHIAANKEYKSSETTGKTIVLVCVKNDTCNWRLRASLFVPPPPAYVPPTVPPFQVQWDQPTQGTQDFPASQGLPQTPGTTDFLAYGSSWLGLDSMEAMMFRQQGEFVTPPPATTSTAIPQDQQGDDGADDEEGDAGEGDGDGRPGRRYLTISTGRRANRNRNNLRSNLPVTSRYDDRTPR; encoded by the coding sequence ATGACGACAAATGCGCTGCCAGCCCTAAAAATTTATTGGGATGGTACAATATTATCGACTCCGGGTGGAGTGGATTATGTTTCCGGTAAATCGGAAATGGTTGAGCTGACGAGAGTAGTGAATTTTGCACAACTACAAGTCGTAATTAGAAGGGTAATTGGGCTGAACGATGCTGACGAGATAGTGAAGATTTATCTAAGAGTACCTCGGTTCGATGAACATggaagatttcaaaaatatgatgGTTTTCCTATGGAGACAGATGTTCACATGGAAGCAATGTGGCGTAATGTTTCGCGGACGCCACAAATGAGGGTAGTTGAGTTTTATATTGTGTACAATCCGTTATCTCAAGTAcgtgcggatgtagacgactgtgcggatgtagacgactgtgcggatgtagacgactgtgcggatgtagacgactgtgcggatgtagacgatGGTGATGATTTTAGTGATGAagatgaggaagaagaacactTCTACGGGGCCGTTGCTGATGACAacgaggatgatgatgatgatgatgatgacatcGGTGGTGAGAATGGAGATGGCACCCATGGTGAGAATGTCGGTGGTGGGTCGGAACAAAATACAGATCATTTTGAGTCGCGCCTTCCTCATGAGTACACGGATCAGAATATTGACGACATGCGTGTCAATATGAATCTGTGGcctaaagaaaatgcaatatgGGAAGCAGGCAAAGAGTTTGAATTGGGGATGGTTTTTAGTTCGAGGTATGCTGTCCAGACATGCGCGGCGAGTTATCACATTGCAGCTAATAAAGAATACAAGAGCAGTGAAACAACTGGTAAAACAATAGTTcttgtgtgtgtgaaaaatgacacttGCAATTGGAGGTTGCGTGCGTCGCTTTTTGTTCCACCGCCGCCTGCTTATGTACCACCTACGGTGCCTCCTTTTCAGGTGCAGTGGGATCAGCCTACACAGGGTACACAGGACTTTCCAGCTTCACAGGGACTTCCACAGACACCTGGGACTACAGACTTTCTGGCATATGGTAGCAGTTGGTTAGGTCTAGACAGCATGGAGGCGATGATGTTCCGCCAACAAGGAGAATTTGTTACCCCGCCACCAGCTACGACGAGTACGGCCATTCCACAGGACCAGCAGGGTGACGACGGAGCCGACGACGAGGAGGGCGATGCAGGAGAGGGAGATGGTGATGGCCGCCCAGGTCGACGTTACCTCACCATCAGTACAGGCCGTCGGGCGAACCGTAACAGAAACAACTTGCGCTCGAACCTCCCGGTCACTAGCAGATATGACGATAGGACTCCTAGGTGA
- the LOC126676717 gene encoding dehydration-responsive element-binding protein 1E-like — translation MQSDSSSGSPRSSGSNSDEDHVFLASSNPKKRAGRRVFKETRHPVFRGVRRRNGNKWVCELREPNKKSRIWLGTYPTPEMAARAHDVAALALKGKSACLNFGDSSWRLPVPKFTGSDEIRRVARVAAELFRPQQFGGNLNVDGEESSTSVADSLTESCNETVSFTDVDEVFEMPRLLAEMAEGLLLYPPSFEGLHTEWSQLDNDFDISLWSY, via the coding sequence ATGCAATCCGATTCGAGCTCAGGATCACCAAGATCATCAGGTTCTAATTCAGACGAAGATCACGTGTTTCTAGCGAGCAGTAATCCCAAGAAACGTGCCGGAAGAAGAGTATTTAAAGAAACCAGACATCCAGTTTTTAGAGGTGTAAGAAGAAGAAACGGTAATAAATGGGTATGTGAGCTTCGTGAACCAAACAAGAAATCAAGAATATGGCTGGGTACTTATCCTACACCAGAAATGGCGGCGAGGGCACACGATGTAGCTGCATTAGCACTTAAAGGCAAATCTGCTTGTCTTAATTTTGGTGATTCTTCTTGGAGGTTACCGGTGCCGAAATTTACCGGTTCCGATGAGATTAGGCGGGTGGCTAGAGTCGCCGCCGAGTTGTTTCGACCCCAACAATTTGGTGGTAATCTGAATGTTGATGGAGAAGAAAGCAGTACTAGTGTGGCCGACTCTTTAACAGAAAGTTGCAATGAAACGGTGTCGTTTACGGATGTAGATGAGGTTTTTGAAATGCCGAGGTTACTTGCAGAAATGGCAGAAGGTCTTTTGTTATATCCTCCCAGTTTCGAGGGACTTCATACAGAGTGGAGTCAGTTGGATAATGACTTTGATATCTCATTATGGAGTTATTAA
- the LOC126676716 gene encoding dehydration-responsive element-binding protein 1E-like, producing the protein MLTDQESDSTVTTPRSSVHSDEEVLLAASNPKKRAGRRVFKETRHPVFRGVRRRNGNKWVCELREPNKKSRIWLGTYPTPEMAARAHDVAALTFRGKAACLNFADSAFRLPVPVSTEAEDIRRAAHEAAELFRPQEFGGAMTGASSEMVMQEDSGEMLSNDLEYMEQQDIFDMASMADRPLLSPPRYVEENDGMEHEDYLEADFGVSLWSYSI; encoded by the coding sequence ATGTTAACTGATCAAGAATCTGACTCGACTGTTACTACTCCTCGTAGCTCTGTTCATTCCGACGAAGAAGTGTTGCTAGCAGCAAGTAATCCCAAGAAACGTGCCGGGAGAAGAGTGTTTAAAGAAACCAGACATCCGGTTTTTAGAGGTGTAAGAAGAAGAAACGGTAATAAATGGGTATGTGAGCTTCGTGAACCCAACAAGAAATCAAGAATATGGCTGGGTACTTATCCTACGCCAGAAATGGCGGCTAGGGCTCATGACGTAGCTGCATTGACGTTCAGAGGAAAAGCCGCTTGCCTGAACTTTGCTGACTCAGCTTTCAGATTGCCGGTGCCGGTTTCTACTGAGGCGGAAGATATTCGGAGAGCTGCACATGAGGCTGCGGAGTTGTTTCGACCTCAAGAGTTTGGTGGTGCAATGACCGGAGCGTCGTCTGAGATGGTTATGCAGGAGGATTCCGGTGAAATGTTAAGCAATGATTTAGAGTATATGGAGCAGCAAGATATTTTTGACATGGCTAGCATGGCAGATAGACCGTTACTTTCACCTCCACGTTATGTAGAAGAAAATGACGGTATGGAGCATGAGGATTACTTGGAAGCTGACTTTGGTGTGTCTTTATGGAGCTATTCTATTTGA